The window GCCACGACCACTACGAGGGCCAAAATCGCATTGACGATTCCGGCAACCTGTACGGTAACCGCATCGGCCCCTGCGGCACGTACGGCGCCACTCAACCACGACGAGGCAAGGGCGGCGCCCGCCACAAGCAGTGGAACGTGCGACCAGAATAAGCGCCTTGCCATTCGTGGACCCACGAGGGGTATCCATGTTCGCAGGAATCGATTCCGCACTAGAACTCCTCTTCGCATTTAGTCGTCGGCCCCAGTGTCAGCCCTGGCTCGGTCCTGAAATGAGCGCCCAAGCTGTCACGAAGATGGCAATGCCAGCGAACTTGACAAACTGGTAGCTGCCATAAATGAGGACGACGGGTCCCGCTCCCCAACCGAAATCGTGGAGGAAGGCTGCCAAGTTCTCGGCCGTGGCTGGATCGTAGAAATCCGCACCGAACAGCGCACCTGAATCTGCCAAGTACGACGCCACGGTGGCCCAGTTGTTAGCTTGCTGTTTAAGGTACGCCGTGCTTACACACTGGCCATTGGTATACGAATTCGTGTACCACTCCGTGCCGGGTTTGCACCCGTGCGAGTCCGTGATGTCGTTCTTACTGTTGGGGTTGGCTGGACTTGGCTTGGTCGGGACGGGGGTCGAGTGCGTTGGCGCGCTCGGCGACGGAGTCTTGGCCAGGTATTGCGGTGCACATGGCGGTCGAGGATCTGAGGTGCAGGTGTTCGCCGGTCCGATACCCGGAAACTTCGGAAGTGGATCGCCTGCACACTTTTGCAAGAGTGGCTGGCACTTAGGGAATGGCTTAAACCCGAGGACGTCAACGTTGGCGACCGGGTTGTCGAACACGTACCCGTACCGGTGCAGGGATTGCGGTTGAGTAGCGGTTCCTCGCCAGGGGTCGGGGCTGGTCCACGATCCGACAGACGGGTCGTAGGTGCGGGCAAAGTAATGGTTCAACCCCTGGGTCGGGTCGGTCTGCTCACCCGTGTAGTTCTGAGGACCCGACCAACCGGCGGTCTCGAATTGTTGGGTTCCCCAGTCGTCGTAGGTGGACAGTTGGGTGATCGAACCACCCTGCGCGCCCGCGATCGTAGAGCCCAGACGATCCAGGAGATCCCAGGTCGCATCCCCGCTCTGGTTCACGTGCTCGACCAGGTTCCCCAGCGCGTCACGGACAGTCGTCGCGGTGCCCGCCTCGGTGGTGGTCTGAACCGGGGCGGATCCGTCAAAGACGGTGCGCGCGGTGCTGGTGCCCAGGCTCGTGGTGTCCGTGGTCGTGGTTTTGCGGCCCAAACCGTCGTACCCGTAACTGGTGGTCCGGCCCGGACGGTCCACCTGCGTGGTCTGACCCGCCGGGTTGTACGCGAACCCTGTCGAAACACCCGCCACGTTTTGGCTCGTCCGGTTCCCCGCCCCGTCATAACCGTAGGTCGCCACACCACCCGGAACACCACGACCCGCCCCCGTCGTGGCAGTGCGAGTGACCTGGTTCGCGTCGCTGAACGACGCCTGCTGGGCGAAGTTCCCATCCGCTGCACCAGAACGCGACCACGACACCCGGTTACCGGCCGGGTCATACCCGTACGCGTTCTTCTCCCCTCCACCGGTGATAGATCCGGTGAGCCGGTTCAGCGCGTCGTAGCTGTACGCGGCCGTCGTCGTGGTGATCTTCGGCGCGCTCCCGTTCACTGGCGCCGGCCGCCCGGAAGCGGCGAGCCTGTTCGGCGCGTTCGAGATGGTGCGCGTGGCGCTGGTGACATTGCCGTTCGCGTCGTAGCCGTACTGGTAAGTCAACGACCCACCGTCCGGAACCGGGTTCGCCGGGGCCGGAAGCGTACGCCCGGACAGGTACGGGGCCGTCCGCTCGCACAACGGCGCATCCGCCGTGCTACGCGCGCGGGCGCCGATGTACCCGGCGACACTCGAGCACTTCGTCGCGGCCGCCTCGCCCGCCGCATACGGAGCCGGAGTCGGCGTCGCGGACGAGGCCGGCGGGGTGGCCGGTTGCGGGGTGGTGTGCGCGATCGCCGTGACCCGGTCATCCGCGTCGTACTGGTAGCCGGTGCTCACCCCGGTCGACCGGGTCTGCTTGGTGAGCAGACCCGCCGCATCCCAGGCGTAACTAAGGGAACCCCACGGTGAGGTCTGCGAGGTCACCTTCCCGGCCTGGTCATACGTGTACATCAACTGCTGACCGGTCGGCAGAATGACGCCGGTGGTCTGACCGGCCTTGTCGTAGGCGGTCTTCAGATGCCCGCCCTGCTGATCGATCTGGGTGGTGGCGCGGCCGTCCTTGTCATACACGAAACCGGTCACCCCGCCCGGGTCGGTCACCGCGATCAGCCGCTGCTCGGCGTCGTACTCGAAGGTGGCGATCGCGCCCGCGGCATCCTGACGGACCAGGTCACCGCGCTTGTCGTACCGGTAGGCGGTGGTCGCCCCAGTGCCGGTCACCGTGGAGGTCGTCCGACCGGCAGGCGAATAGGTGGTCCGGGTAGTGTTCCCGACCGGGTTCACCTCGCCGGTGGTGCGACCCACTCCATCGACCGTGAACTTCGTGACATGACCGTTCGGATCCGTGAGACTCGTACGGTTACCGTCCGCGTCGTACCCGTACGCTGTCGTCACATTCACCGACGGGCCGGAAACGGCACCCTTCTTGTAGCCCTGGATCACTTGGTTCAGCAACCCGCGCGGGTCGTACGTGTAGCGGGTTTCGTCGCCGTTCGGGCTGGTCACAGAGGTCTGCTGGCCTGCGAGGTCATAGCCGTAGCTCGTCGTCGCGCCCATTGCATCCGTCGTCGACGTCTGGTTCCCGTCCCCGTCGTAGGTATACGACGTGGTGTGCCCGTTGGGGTCGGTCGATGCGGTGCGCCGACCGGCGGCGTCATACGTGTACACAGTCTCATGGCCTGCAGGGTCGGTGACCGACGCCAGCTGGCCCGTGGGCGTGTACGCCATGGCTGTCGTACGCCCCAGCGGGTCGGTCGCGGCAATCACCTTCCCGGCACCGTCGTAGGTGACCGCGGTGGTCTCACCCAGCGGTGACGTGGTGGACGTCCTGCGGCCGGCGGCGTCGTAGGCGTACCTGGTCACCGAACCGTCGCGCTTGGTCACCGCGACCAGGTTCCCGTCGACGTCGTAGCCGAAGTCCTGGTGCTTGCCCAGGCCGTCCGTCACCCGCGTGATCCGGTCCATCACGTCATAGGAGTACCGGGTCACCACACCATCTGGATCCGTGAGCAGGACCAGGCGCCCGACCGCGTCGTACTCATAGCGGGTGACGGCCCCGGTCGGATCGGTCCGACGGGTCAGGTTGCCGCCCACGTCGTACGCGTAGGTCGTCTTCCCCCCACCGGCGGACGTGGCGCTGGTGAGGTTCCCAACACCGTCGTAGGTGCGCTTGGTGACGCCGCCCTTGGGATCGGTGATCTGAGAGACCCGGTCCTGTCCGTCGGTCGAATAAGCGGTCTTCGCACCCAGCGGATCCGTCTGGCCGGTGAGGGAGTCCTCGCTGTCGTAGGCATACGAGGTCACCCCGCCCACCGCGTTCGTCGCCTGAGTCAGGTGGAAAAGCGCGTCCCACGTGTACTTCTGGGTGGCACCCACCGGGTCGGTCACCTGGGAGACGTGATCATTCGGCTCGTACGCGTACGAGGTAGTGTGTCCGGCCGGATCGGTGACGGACACCAGCCGGTCGCCGCTGTCCCACCCGTACGAGGTGGTGTGTCCGTTCGGGTCGGTGACCGCGGTGATGCGGCCCGCGGTGTCGTAAGAGTAATGGGTCGCGGCGCCCGTCGGGTCGGTCGCGACCGTGATGTGCCCCGTCGCGTCGTGCTGGTAGGTGGTGGTCGCGCCCGAGGGCT is drawn from Leifsonia shinshuensis and contains these coding sequences:
- a CDS encoding RHS repeat-associated core domain-containing protein; amino-acid sequence: MRRSWSFATVAAATIGALAAVGAVTPAEASPMEVARRTAAFTLAEVRAAAAVQDARVAAQTEAPAPVAEGTVRPDASSTVTADEVGAAVTFSGNDVPSDLKVAVGEAPRDAAVSAQAEQPGGGEPVSDPVQITAKDSGGEQRTQFPAKRTHTRGGGKKGPLVSDVVPGIALSLKPDLDRVKAAGVDPKSLKIYTREKAGEPWSLLPSYYDEKSGLVKGESTHLSQFVVIGEKFVPPAGPVVVLDPDNDEGRVTTPAPPVSELGFNIRLAQLVRDALVQDCRANVVITREDPAVPDISRATRAGIAANANPVATVGLAFNALNGQAWGGSDPSLGGSQTYSRGGPADDQLSFSLTGNLPTYTGRPAKNMGNNGNFPGSDFDGVPGALTHLEALFMDNNYDRVMIDNNFSGVVNGVLTGVGKWLETQGFDCTDPVTGGWPTPPSAAELARWRALGLQNYLTYGGEPFSFSTGNLVEQEKLFTLPGLGGSSTDLTLFYNSQDGRLSRVGAGWSFGLGARAQRFSDGSVMVVRGDGASYVFTPDGYGGYRTDPTLHQTLSEQPGGRLLLTDVSGESWTFDAGDIEGIGELVTHTDANGNTTTLTYGAPDANTQQFVPLTSITVPGGQVIQVQSDALGRVTGFTRPGGDHWSLSYDAAGNLTTVTLPDGRTHVFTYDGAHQLLTGTDASGVQYLKNAYDAQGRIVKQWDAVGKLRTLDYSTPGQTTYTDTLGRTSVYFFDASYRITKVQHPDGTTATFGFDSQNNVTTSTDEDGHATKYAYDGSGNILSETSPTGAVTRYTYTPTGRVATKTDAGGQRGAARTWAYDYDSAGHLTAIHQPDGKTITNRYDGTGTLTATVQPSGATTTYQHDATGHITVATDPTGAATHYSYDTAGRITAVTDPNGHTTSYGWDSGDRLVSVTDPAGHTTSYAYEPNDHVSQVTDPVGATQKYTWDALFHLTQATNAVGGVTSYAYDSEDSLTGQTDPLGAKTAYSTDGQDRVSQITDPKGGVTKRTYDGVGNLTSATSAGGGKTTYAYDVGGNLTRRTDPTGAVTRYEYDAVGRLVLLTDPDGVVTRYSYDVMDRITRVTDGLGKHQDFGYDVDGNLVAVTKRDGSVTRYAYDAAGRRTSTTSPLGETTAVTYDGAGKVIAATDPLGRTTAMAYTPTGQLASVTDPAGHETVYTYDAAGRRTASTDPNGHTTSYTYDGDGNQTSTTDAMGATTSYGYDLAGQQTSVTSPNGDETRYTYDPRGLLNQVIQGYKKGAVSGPSVNVTTAYGYDADGNRTSLTDPNGHVTKFTVDGVGRTTGEVNPVGNTTRTTYSPAGRTTSTVTGTGATTAYRYDKRGDLVRQDAAGAIATFEYDAEQRLIAVTDPGGVTGFVYDKDGRATTQIDQQGGHLKTAYDKAGQTTGVILPTGQQLMYTYDQAGKVTSQTSPWGSLSYAWDAAGLLTKQTRSTGVSTGYQYDADDRVTAIAHTTPQPATPPASSATPTPAPYAAGEAAATKCSSVAGYIGARARSTADAPLCERTAPYLSGRTLPAPANPVPDGGSLTYQYGYDANGNVTSATRTISNAPNRLAASGRPAPVNGSAPKITTTTAAYSYDALNRLTGSITGGGEKNAYGYDPAGNRVSWSRSGAADGNFAQQASFSDANQVTRTATTGAGRGVPGGVATYGYDGAGNRTSQNVAGVSTGFAYNPAGQTTQVDRPGRTTSYGYDGLGRKTTTTDTTSLGTSTARTVFDGSAPVQTTTEAGTATTVRDALGNLVEHVNQSGDATWDLLDRLGSTIAGAQGGSITQLSTYDDWGTQQFETAGWSGPQNYTGEQTDPTQGLNHYFARTYDPSVGSWTSPDPWRGTATQPQSLHRYGYVFDNPVANVDVLGFKPFPKCQPLLQKCAGDPLPKFPGIGPANTCTSDPRPPCAPQYLAKTPSPSAPTHSTPVPTKPSPANPNSKNDITDSHGCKPGTEWYTNSYTNGQCVSTAYLKQQANNWATVASYLADSGALFGADFYDPATAENLAAFLHDFGWGAGPVVLIYGSYQFVKFAGIAIFVTAWALISGPSQG